The genomic stretch GAACCGAAAACGGACTAAACCAACCAATAACTAGTCCAAGTATGAGCCCTAAGATTGGTAACCACATTCAAGAAATTCCTCCTCATTAACGACCTATTACGGGCTTTGCGGCGGTAAAATCAATATACCTTACCCCGTTCTTAAAAGACTTATACCCATCATCATTAATCAATACATAAAGTGACTTGAGTTTATCCTCCCAGACATTCGCTTTACCTAAGCGGACTTCCACCCCATCCGTCAGATAAAGGGTGATCTGTTCAATCGTATTTACATAGACTTCCCCAATCCAAGGCTTTAACTCCTCAGGGGCTTGTCCGACTACAATTAGGGCAGCCTTAAGTCCAGGCAGATCCAACTCCAGCCCCGGACCAGCCGTATCAGGGATGGTCAATCCATTAATCACAGGATAACTTTGTTCCGGCCATCCTTCAAGACGACGGAGATAGATACCTTTGTGGTCCACCTCCACGACACCTCGTGGGACGGCTACTAGAGCAACTGGCGTTCGTTCTGTAATCTGAACGATTAGTTGATTGGGGAACTTCCTTTTAAACTCCACGAATTCCACAAGGGGATGCAGCTGCACCTTCTGGCTAAGCTGCTTTAAATCTAACATGAAAAGATTCTGCCCTGTTACATCCGTAGTTAAACGTTCAATCTCATTGGGAGTAATTTGTTTCAGACCCTCTATCTTCACTGTCTGAGTCGTAAAATGACTTGACTGAAAGAAGAAACTCAGCCCCACTACGAAAAGTATCACAAGTAATGAAATATACAGAAAGGATGTAGTCGATTTCCTAGGCTCCATGATCACTCCTCCTAGTTTCCTAGTATATCGAATACAACCCTCTCTGTCATGTTTTTCTTTTCAAGACATCTCAGATCGTGCTCTGATCAAGAGCTTACACGTTTTAGCTTGGCACCCAGACTCCGATACTTCTCTTCAAGATTATCATAACCCCGATCAATATGCCCTACCTTTTCCAGTACAGTGGCCTCTTCTGCCGCCAAAGCTGCCAGGAAAAGCGCTGCTCCCGCCCTCAAATCTGTAGCTTCGACAAAGGCCCCTTCCAGTCGCTCCACTCCGCGAATAATCGCTGCCCGCCCTTCCACAGTAATCTGGGCTCCCATCCGGCGAAGCTCATCCACGTGCTGAAAACGGTTTTCGAAGATAGTTTCTGTCATAATACTGGTTCCCTCAGCCGTCGCCAAAAGCGCCATGAATTGGGGTTGCATATCGGTCGGGAAGCCAGGGTGGGGCATGGTCTTGCAATCCACTCCCTTAATTCTACCCTTACCTTTGACGCGGATAAAATCATCTCCCACAATAATTACCGCTCCGGCCTGACGAAGCTTCGCTATAACAGGCTCCAGATGCTCAGGAATCACATTGCTAATCTCAATATCACCCTGCGTCATTACTGCAGCCACCATATGCGTTCCGGCCTCAATTCGATCGGGGATGACCGTGTGTTCAACTGGATAGAGGGTGTCTACCCCCTCAATGCGTAGAACATCCATACCCGCACCACGGACTTTAGCTCCCATCTTATTCAGGAAATTCTGTAAATCGATTATCTCCGGTTCCCTAGCTGCATTGTGTATCGTCGTGGTTCCCTTGGCCAGTACTGCCGTCATCATCAAATTCTCCGTTGCCCCAACGCTGGGAACATCAAGATAGATTGTGGATCCTTGTAACTGGTCTACCCAGGCCTCAATATATCCGTGTTTTTCTTTGACCTTAACTCCCAACTCCTGCAAACCCTTAATATGTTGGTCCATCGGGCGAGAGCCAATGGCACAGCCCCCAG from Desulfitobacterium dichloroeliminans LMG P-21439 encodes the following:
- a CDS encoding cell division protein FtsQ/DivIB, with translation MEPRKSTTSFLYISLLVILFVVGLSFFFQSSHFTTQTVKIEGLKQITPNEIERLTTDVTGQNLFMLDLKQLSQKVQLHPLVEFVEFKRKFPNQLIVQITERTPVALVAVPRGVVEVDHKGIYLRRLEGWPEQSYPVINGLTIPDTAGPGLELDLPGLKAALIVVGQAPEELKPWIGEVYVNTIEQITLYLTDGVEVRLGKANVWEDKLKSLYVLINDDGYKSFKNGVRYIDFTAAKPVIGR
- the murA gene encoding UDP-N-acetylglucosamine 1-carboxyvinyltransferase, coding for MAMDRYVITGKQRLEGKIRNSGAKNSSLPLLAASLLVAGKTTLLDIPRLADIDHMIEVLECLGARVDTQNEAILVNASDLSSCEVDEGLMRQMRASNLILGPLIARHGRVRISKPGGCAIGSRPMDQHIKGLQELGVKVKEKHGYIEAWVDQLQGSTIYLDVPSVGATENLMMTAVLAKGTTTIHNAAREPEIIDLQNFLNKMGAKVRGAGMDVLRIEGVDTLYPVEHTVIPDRIEAGTHMVAAVMTQGDIEISNVIPEHLEPVIAKLRQAGAVIIVGDDFIRVKGKGRIKGVDCKTMPHPGFPTDMQPQFMALLATAEGTSIMTETIFENRFQHVDELRRMGAQITVEGRAAIIRGVERLEGAFVEATDLRAGAALFLAALAAEEATVLEKVGHIDRGYDNLEEKYRSLGAKLKRVSS